A region of Halosolutus amylolyticus DNA encodes the following proteins:
- a CDS encoding class I SAM-dependent methyltransferase — protein MGPGDYFDDLAAFYDAVHDQQADDVAFYRNLAREADGPVLEVGCGTGRIYLELLRDGVDADGIDVASEPLDVLRETAAEDGLEPTVWQADMTTIEPDREYALVIVPFRTFLYLLEVDDQLSALERFHDSLAPDGQLALNAFVPSFEVICEHYGEWTDREIEIDGDEYTYRTITELDDEVEQLARVRTEVVDDAGERVVRSAHRLKLLSKSEFDLLFRCSPFSSWEVYGGFEYDPLEDPSQEMVWIADR, from the coding sequence ATGGGTCCCGGAGACTACTTCGACGACCTCGCCGCGTTCTACGACGCGGTTCACGACCAGCAGGCCGACGACGTGGCGTTCTACCGCAACCTGGCTCGCGAAGCCGACGGACCAGTTCTCGAGGTGGGCTGTGGCACCGGCCGAATCTACCTCGAATTGCTTCGCGACGGCGTCGACGCGGACGGGATCGACGTTGCGAGCGAACCGCTGGACGTCCTGCGCGAGACGGCCGCTGAGGACGGACTCGAGCCGACCGTCTGGCAGGCGGATATGACGACGATCGAGCCCGATCGAGAGTACGCGCTCGTCATCGTCCCGTTCCGAACGTTTCTCTACCTGCTCGAGGTCGACGACCAGTTGTCGGCCCTCGAGCGGTTCCACGATTCGCTCGCCCCCGACGGTCAACTCGCGCTCAACGCCTTCGTCCCGAGTTTCGAGGTGATCTGTGAGCACTACGGCGAGTGGACCGACCGCGAGATCGAGATTGACGGCGACGAGTACACGTATCGGACGATCACGGAACTCGACGACGAGGTCGAGCAACTCGCCCGGGTCCGTACCGAAGTGGTCGACGATGCCGGCGAGCGCGTCGTTCGGAGTGCCCATCGACTGAAACTGCTCTCGAAGTCCGAGTTCGACCTGCTCTTCCGGTGTTCGCCGTTCTCGTCGTGGGAGGTCTACGGGGGGTTCGAATACGACCCGCTCGAGGACCCGAGCCAGGAGATGGTCTGGATCGCCGATCGGTAA
- a CDS encoding phosphoglycerol geranylgeranyltransferase, translating to MTAPWDDWNHVLKLDPDKELPDGITYGDLCATGTDAIEVGGTMGMTEENMTAVIEACAEHDVPLYQEPSNPSVVVDNDALEGYLVPTVFNAGSPFWITEAHKEWVRLDEDLDWERTTLEAYIVMNPEADVAELTEANCDLAADDVAAYATVAERMFGQEIVYVEYSGTYGDVDVVAAAGEAVDEATLFYGGGIHDYDSAYAMAQHADVVVVGDLAHDEGVEAVRQTVEAANDA from the coding sequence ATGACTGCGCCCTGGGACGACTGGAACCACGTTCTCAAACTCGATCCCGACAAGGAACTTCCGGACGGGATCACCTACGGCGACCTGTGTGCGACCGGGACCGACGCGATCGAGGTTGGCGGCACGATGGGCATGACCGAGGAGAACATGACCGCGGTCATCGAGGCTTGCGCGGAACACGACGTCCCGCTGTACCAGGAGCCCTCGAACCCGAGCGTCGTCGTCGACAACGACGCTCTGGAGGGTTATCTCGTTCCGACGGTGTTCAACGCCGGCTCCCCGTTCTGGATCACCGAGGCCCACAAGGAGTGGGTCCGACTCGACGAGGACCTCGACTGGGAGCGGACGACGCTCGAGGCGTACATCGTCATGAATCCCGAGGCCGACGTCGCGGAACTGACGGAGGCCAACTGCGACCTCGCGGCGGACGACGTCGCGGCGTACGCGACGGTCGCCGAGCGGATGTTCGGCCAGGAGATCGTCTACGTCGAGTACTCCGGAACCTACGGTGACGTGGACGTCGTCGCGGCCGCGGGCGAGGCCGTCGACGAGGCGACGCTGTTCTACGGCGGCGGTATCCACGATTACGACTCGGCCTACGCGATGGCCCAGCACGCCGACGTCGTCGTCGTGGGCGACCTCGCACACGACGAGGGCGTCGAGGCCGTTCGGCAGACGGTCGAGGCCGCCAACGACGCCTGA